In one window of Pristiophorus japonicus isolate sPriJap1 chromosome 9, sPriJap1.hap1, whole genome shotgun sequence DNA:
- the LOC139273993 gene encoding zinc finger protein 774-like, translating to MGFTQPSHLLTHQRVHTGERPYSACGNRFTQSSNLLAHQRVHTGARPFTCSDCGKRFTWSSHLRTHQRVHTGERPFSCSGCGKGFTALSYLLTQQRVRTGEREFQSSACEKSFKSKQHLLTH from the coding sequence atgggattcactcagccatcccacttgctgacacaccagcgagttcacactggggagaggccgtactCAGCGTGTGGGAACAGATTCACCCAGTCAtctaacctgctggcacaccagcgagttcacaccggggcaaggccattcacttgctccgactgtgggaagaggTTCACTTGGTCATCCcacctgcggacacaccagcgagttcacactggggagaggccgttcagctgctctgggtgtgggaagggattcactgcattatcctacctgctgacacagcagcgagttcgcactggggagagagagtttcAAAGTTCTGCCTGTGAGAAAAGTTTTAAAAGTAAACAGCACCTCCTGACACactag